Proteins from one Candida orthopsilosis Co 90-125, chromosome 2 draft sequence genomic window:
- a CDS encoding Pha2 prephenate dehydratase has product MTIRVAFLGPEGTYTHQAVLQQFGINDVGISPQQSIGDCFQAINTHIVDFAVVPFENSTNGQVVFTYDLLRDWFLNEEKQCHFKIVGEQFVSIHHNLLSNGSLEDIETIYSHPQVWTQVGGYLSTLRKGITKIDVGSTSKAAELVSHDKTNKSAAISSLMSSKLYNLPILKANIEDNVSNTTRFLILGYNDLPVHDNNNKEVQIVTSIMFTLPHDDPGALCDVLVKFKENGINLTSISSRPANLQPWQYVFFVETIGKISTDVLKSIQKLCRDVAILGEFDRNWRFNQT; this is encoded by the exons ATGACTATTAGAGTGGCATTTCTAGGTCCAGAAGGTACATACACTCATCAA GCGGTTTTACAACAATTCGGAATTAATGATGTTGGAATATCTccacaacaatcaattggagACTGTTTTCAAGCTATTAACACCCACATTGTTGACTTTGCTGTAGTTCCTTTCGAAAACTCAACTAATGGACAAGTAGTATTCACGTATGACCTACTTCGAGATTGGTTCTTGAATGAAGAGAAACAGTGTCATTTTAAAATCGTTGGTGAACAATTTGTATCAATACATCACAACTTATTAAGTAATGGATCATTGgaagatattgaaactATATATTCTCATCCACAAGTATGGACCCAGGTAGGAGGATATTTGTCTACATTGCGAAAAGGtattacaaaaattgatgtaGGGTCAACTTCAAAAGCAGCCGAATTAGTCAGCCACGACAAGACGAACAAATCAGCAGCCATTTCCTCACTAATGAGCTCAAAACTATATAATCTACCAATTCTCAAGGCAAACATAGAGGATAATGTGAGCAATACTACTAGGTTTTTGATATTAGGATATAATGATCTTCCAGTACAcgacaataacaataaagAAGTTCAAATAGTCACATCAATAATGTTTACACTCCCACACGATGACCCAGGGGCGTTATGTGATGTACTTGTAAAGTTCAAGGAGAATGGAATCAACTTAACCTCAATCAGTTCGAGACCTGCCAACTTACAACCTTGGCAATATGTATTCTTCGTTGAAACTATCGGCAAAATAAGCACTGATGTTCTCAAGagtattcaaaaattgtgtCGAGACGTTGCAATCTTGGGTGAATTTGATCGGAACTGGCGATTTAATCAAACCTAA
- a CDS encoding Rpl9b predicted ribosomal protein L9 codes for MKKHQESATSVRNKLNFKNGLQKFFSSLIYSFLNQLQHTMKYVQTDQILEIPEDVTVDIKARVVKVTGPRGELTKDLKHIDVTFNKISNRAVKITVHNGDRKHVAALRTVKSLIANLITGVTKGYKYKMRFVYAHFPINVNIIDKDGAKFVEIRNFLGEKRVRHIKIQEGVTMELSSTQKDELVVTGNSLEAVSQNCADIQQICRVRNKDIRKFLDGIYVSERGTIVQDI; via the coding sequence ATGAAAAAACATCAAGAGAGCGCTACCTCAGTCAGAAACaaattaaatttcaaaaacggtttacaaaaatttttcagttCCCTCATATACTCTTTTCTCAACCAGCTCCAACACACAATGAAATACGTCCAAACTGATCAAATCTTAGAAATCCCAGAAGATGTTACTGTTGACATCAAGGCTAGAGTTGTCAAAGTTACCGGTCCAAGAGGTGAATTAACCAAGGACTTGAAACACATTGATGTTactttcaacaagattTCCAACAGAGCCGTCAAGATCACTGTTCACAATGGTGACAGAAAACACGTTGCTGCCTTGAGAACTGTCAAATCGTTGATTGCTAACTTGATCACCGGTGTTACCAAGGGTTACAAATACAAGATGAGATTTGTCTATGCGCATTTCCCAATCAATGTCAACATCATTGACAAAGACGGTGCTAAATTCGTTGAAATCAGAAACTTCTTGGGTGAAAAGAGAGTCAGACACATTAAGATTCAAGAAGGTGTTACTATGGAATTGTCATCCACTCAAAAGGATGAATTGGTTGTCACTGGTAACTCATTGGAAGCTGTTTCACAAAACTGTGCtgatattcaacaaatttgtcGTGTCAGAAACAAGGATATCCGTAAATTCTTGGATGGTATCTATGTTTCCGAAAGAGGTACCATTGTCCAAGATATCTAA
- a CDS encoding RNA polymerase II mediator complex subunit produces the protein MSTSNSEDLISSLYPPPPPFVKFFTGENLAKLEEIRKTTTAIESEEGDVDSGEHIKGELKLLVPPEVPSGSQYRGYGNIWSFKDKLPNLKDTQWKQLYNDANLTSETKIKELHKMMDSLLLNFVELINILSVDPQQFEPKIKDMSLLLINFNHILNTYRPHQSRESLIMLLKRKIQAKRAEIENIESVCEDVKSKIIAMSNEDIDMNVNENDEKVVSDYDGNIEKDRIVKNLLSNI, from the coding sequence ATGTCAACTTCAAACAGTGAAGATCTAATATCGTCGTTATATCCTCCACCTCCACCATttgtgaaatttttcactgGTGAAAACTTGGCTAAATTGGAGGAAATTCGCAAAACAACGACAGCTATTGAAAGCGAGGAGGGTGATGTTGATAGTGGAGAGCACATCAAAGGAGAACTCAAGCTTTTAGTTCCGCCAGAGGTACCCTCAGGGTCTCAGTATAGAGGCTACGGAAACATATGGTCATTCAAAGACAAACTACCGAATTTAAAAGACACTCAATGGAAACAACTTTATAACGATGCCAATTTGACTTCTGAGACAAAGATTAAAGAATTGCATAAAATGATGGACTCGTTATTACTTAATTTCgttgaattgatcaatattTTGAGTGTTGATCcacaacaatttgaaccCAAAATAAAGGATatgagtttgttgttgattaatttcaatcatATTTTGAACACTTATAGACCACATCAAAGTAGGGAGAGTTtgataatgttgttgaaaaggaaaataCAAGCTAAAAGGgcagaaattgaaaatatcgAGTCTGTTTGTGAGGATGTGAAGTCTAAAATCATTGCAATGAGTAACGAGGATATTGATATGAACGTGAAcgaaaatgatgaaaaggTCGTGAGTGATTACGATGGTAATATAGAAAAGGATAGAATTGTTAAGAATCTACTACTGAATATatag
- a CDS encoding Ccp1 protein, producing the protein MTSVASSAVNKNANASEAKRHNSSTATTENAAFGAGAGLNIKQAKIKENKTYEDYQRVYNEIATKISEHLDYDEGDGYFAQLVRNAWHASATYAAADNSGGSFYGTMIFEPEEFDFQNKGTAIARSFLSSIHVQNPWISRGDLWTLAGVAGVQECNGPKIKWRPGRLDDNTGTKAAPAGRIPDGEGDARYVRDFFSRMGFNDRETVALIGAHVLGRCHRHVSGYDGPWGDDSNNFTNDFFERLMGNWHTKNWDGRKQYEDDETNLYMMLPTDMALKEDSNFFKYVKEYSKDVDLWFKDFAAAYSKLLEKGIEFPEDNKPLEFKTLHEQTVSN; encoded by the coding sequence TGAACAAGAATGCCAATGCCAGTGAGGCAAAGAGACACAACAGCTCCACTGCCACAACCGAGAATGCGGCTTTTGGCGCCGGCGCGGGATTGAACATAAAACAGGctaaaatcaaagaaaataaGACATACGAAGATTACCAACGTGTTTACAATGAGATTGCCACCAAGATTTCTGAACATTTGGACTatgatgaaggtgatgGATATTTTGCACAATTGGTGAGAAATGCTTGGCACGCTTCAGCAACGTATGCTGCCGCTGATAACTCCGGTGGATCATTCTATGGAACTATGATCTTCGAACCGGAGGAATTTGATTTCCAGAATAAAGGTACCGCAATTGCCAGAAGTTTCTTGTCATCAATTCACGTCCAAAACCCATGGATTTCAAGAGGTGATTTGTGGACTTTAGCTGGAGTTGCCGGTGTCCAAGAATGTAATGGTCCAAAGATCAAGTGGAGACCGGGAAGACTTGATGATAATACTGGTACAAAAGCAGCGCCAGCAGGTAGAATACCCGATGGTGAGGGAGATGCAAGATACGTGAGAGACTTTTTTTCCAGGATGGGTTTCAACGACAGGGAAACTGTGGCTTTGATTGGTGCACATGTGTTGGGAAGATGCCATAGACATGTTTCTGGTTACGATGGTCCATGGGGAGAtgattcaaacaatttcaccaaTGACTTTTTCGAAAGATTGATGGGTAATTGGCATACTAAAAATTGGGATGGTAGAAAACAatatgaagatgatgaaaccAACTTGTATATGATGTTGCCAACAGATATGGCCTTGAAAGAGGACAGCAACTTTTTTAAATATGTCAAGGAATACTCAAAGGATGTGGATTTGTGGTTCAAGGATTTTGCTGCTGCTTATTCAAAGTTGTTGGAAAAGGGAATTGAGTTCCCAGAGGACAACAAACCATTGGAGTTCAAGACATTACATGAGCAAACAGTCTCAAACTAG
- a CDS encoding Hrt1 protein (2 introns; similar to C. parapsilosis CPAR2_102860 and C. albicans HRT1; protein similar to S. cerevisiae Hrt1p, which is a component of a nuclear ubiquitin-protein ligase complex involved in cell cycle control) — MAEEDRMDIDADSESIAEVSKTNKPKFEVKKWTAVAFWSWDIQIENCAICRNHLMEPCIECQPNSLANGGEECIAAWGMCNHAFHLHCIKRWLKTRNACPLDNTEWVYQKFGK, encoded by the exons ATGGCAGAAGAAGATCGCATGGATATAGATG CAGATTCTGAATCGATTGCAGAGGtgtcaaaaacaaacaaaccaaaGTTCGAAGTAAAGAAATGGACAGCAGTTGCCTTTTGGTCATGGG ATATacagattgaaaattgtgCTATTTGCAGGAATCATTTGATGGAGCCATGTATTGAATGTCAACCTAATTCATTGGCAAATGGTGGAGAAGAGTGTATTGCTGCTTGGGGAATGTGTAACCATGCTTTCCATTTACATTGTATAAAAAGATGGCTAAAAACTAGAAATGCATGCCCGTTAGATAATACCGAGTGGGtatatcaaaaatttggcaaatag